The proteins below are encoded in one region of bacterium:
- a CDS encoding transketolase family protein: MEQEATRDAYGKALVELGRQNPDIVVLDADTSSSTRTNWFAKEFPDRFFNFGVAEANMLGYAAGLALAGKIPFVSSFAVFGSIRAYEQIRTSICWPNLNVKIVLTHAGISVGEDGASHQAIEDIATMRVLPNMSVIVPADANETRRAIFACCEHKGPVYIRLGRAKFPLLPDAGFEIGKARIIKPGNDISIIACGLMVFEALKASDMLGKDGISARVVNMSTIKPIDKEAIISAAKETKAIITAEEHSIIGGLGSAVCEVLSEKAPTIVKRIGIQDVFGTSGKPEELLSYFKVDAKAIYKEAITLVNRNGSI, translated from the coding sequence ATGGAACAAGAAGCAACAAGGGATGCATATGGAAAGGCATTGGTTGAATTAGGAAGGCAGAACCCCGATATTGTTGTTCTGGATGCCGATACCTCCTCTTCAACCAGGACAAATTGGTTTGCCAAGGAATTTCCAGATAGGTTCTTTAATTTTGGTGTAGCTGAGGCAAATATGCTAGGTTATGCGGCAGGCCTGGCATTAGCAGGAAAAATTCCCTTTGTCTCTTCCTTTGCTGTTTTCGGCTCTATAAGGGCATATGAGCAGATAAGGACATCTATATGCTGGCCAAATTTAAATGTAAAGATTGTTTTAACCCATGCGGGAATATCTGTTGGTGAGGATGGAGCATCCCATCAAGCAATTGAGGATATAGCCACAATGAGGGTTCTTCCAAATATGAGTGTAATTGTTCCAGCAGATGCTAACGAGACAAGAAGGGCTATATTTGCTTGTTGTGAACATAAGGGCCCTGTATATATAAGGCTTGGAAGGGCAAAATTTCCCCTTCTTCCTGATGCAGGGTTTGAAATAGGAAAGGCAAGAATAATTAAACCTGGCAATGATATAAGCATTATTGCCTGTGGCCTTATGGTCTTTGAGGCATTAAAGGCATCTGATATGCTTGGAAAAGATGGAATTTCAGCAAGGGTTGTTAATATGTCAACAATAAAACCTATAGACAAAGAGGCTATAATCTCGGCTGCAAAAGAGACAAAGGCAATAATTACAGCAGAGGAGCATTCTATTATTGGTGGGCTTGGCTCTGCGGTTTGTGAGGTTTTATCAGAAAAAGCGCCGACTATTGTAAAAAGGATTGGAATTCAGGATGTATTTGGCACATCTGGAAAACCAGAAGAACTCCTTTCTTACTTTAAGGTAGATGCAAAGGCTATCTATAAAGAAGCCATTACATTAGTCAACAGAAATGGTTCAATTTAG
- the fdhF gene encoding formate dehydrogenase subunit alpha — protein MITLEINSCKVEAESGKSLLEVCLKNDIDVPNLCYDERLKSFGACRLCLVEVEGARGFVPACTTGAMDGMIVKTNTERLKEIRKELLELILSDHPDDCLVCEKNGNCKLQDYAYQYGVRREKYSEKVSIPKENSPYRTNPFIERDTDKCILCGRCVRICDELMGRNVLDFANRGFSSVITTGLNMPLEESNCEFCGQCISTCPTGALSSRIKKKGRHWETKKTETICPYCGCGCQIILETKGNTIINVSSDNNLCIKGRFGFDFINHKDRLKIPLIREGEGFRKASWEEALSVICENFSKYKGKIGGLCSAKATNEENFLFQKFTRAVLQTNNVDHCARLCHSSTVAGLAKSFGSTAMTNTIEDIASSSCIIVIGSNTTEAHPIVGLKIKEAIRNGAKLIVIDPRRIELTELAHIWLRQRPGTDVCLINGLMNLLLKEGLYDKDFINERTEGFDELYKAIEGYTLEYVEKITGCKKEQIIEAARLYGKAERGSIIYSMGITQHTTGVDNVLSLANLVMMTGNIGKEGCGLNPLRGQNNVQGACDMGGLPGFFPGYQKIEDEKAREKFEKAWNTKLSTEQGLTLTEMISSIDIKCLYIMGENPLLSDPDINYVREAFSKKEFIVVQDIFLTETAELADVILPSCSFAEKDGTFTNTERRIQLLNKAIEPPGEAKADWEIIQAISNKMGYKMDYKDSGEIMDEIALLTPIYGGISHKRLKNEALHWPCPDFNHPGTPILHKDRFTKGKGSFIPKEFKPPAEEPDDEHPFILTTGRIREHYHTGTLSRRCFGLDNYIKEGFVEINPIDAENLGISDKDMVKVSSRRGEIDINAKITDMVPPGVVFIPFHFKESPANILTGKFLDPIAKIPEFKVCAVKIYKLDKMIKFM, from the coding sequence ATGATTACATTAGAAATTAATTCCTGCAAAGTAGAAGCAGAAAGCGGAAAGAGCCTTCTTGAGGTTTGTCTTAAAAATGATATTGATGTTCCAAACCTCTGTTATGACGAAAGGCTTAAAAGCTTTGGTGCTTGTAGGTTATGCCTTGTTGAAGTAGAGGGAGCAAGGGGTTTTGTTCCAGCCTGCACAACAGGTGCAATGGATGGGATGATTGTTAAGACAAACACAGAAAGACTAAAGGAGATAAGAAAGGAGCTTCTTGAGCTTATTTTATCAGACCACCCAGATGACTGCCTTGTTTGTGAAAAGAATGGAAATTGCAAGCTTCAGGATTATGCATATCAATATGGCGTCAGAAGGGAGAAATATTCAGAGAAGGTAAGTATCCCAAAGGAAAATAGTCCCTATCGGACAAACCCATTTATTGAAAGGGATACGGATAAATGCATCTTGTGTGGAAGGTGTGTAAGAATCTGCGATGAGCTTATGGGAAGGAATGTTTTGGATTTTGCAAATAGGGGGTTTTCTTCTGTAATTACAACAGGCTTGAATATGCCACTTGAAGAGAGCAATTGTGAATTCTGTGGCCAATGTATATCCACCTGCCCAACTGGTGCATTGTCTTCAAGAATAAAAAAGAAGGGAAGGCATTGGGAGACAAAGAAAACAGAAACTATATGCCCATATTGTGGCTGTGGATGCCAGATAATATTAGAGACAAAAGGCAATACAATAATCAATGTCTCATCAGATAACAACCTGTGTATAAAGGGAAGGTTTGGATTTGATTTTATAAACCACAAAGATAGACTAAAAATACCGCTTATAAGAGAGGGAGAAGGATTTAGGAAGGCAAGTTGGGAGGAGGCATTAAGTGTTATTTGTGAAAATTTTTCAAAATATAAGGGCAAGATTGGTGGGTTGTGTTCGGCAAAGGCAACCAATGAGGAGAATTTCCTCTTTCAAAAGTTTACCAGGGCTGTTTTACAGACAAACAATGTTGACCATTGTGCAAGGTTATGCCATAGCTCAACCGTTGCTGGTTTGGCTAAATCATTTGGCTCCACAGCTATGACAAATACAATTGAAGACATAGCTTCATCTTCCTGCATCATTGTTATTGGCTCAAATACAACAGAAGCACACCCAATTGTAGGGCTTAAGATAAAGGAGGCTATTAGAAACGGTGCAAAGCTCATTGTTATAGACCCAAGAAGGATTGAATTAACAGAGCTGGCACATATCTGGTTAAGGCAAAGACCAGGGACAGATGTTTGTTTGATAAATGGTTTGATGAATCTCCTTTTAAAGGAAGGGCTTTATGATAAGGATTTTATAAATGAAAGGACAGAAGGGTTTGACGAGCTTTATAAGGCAATTGAAGGATATACCTTAGAATATGTAGAGAAAATTACAGGGTGTAAAAAGGAACAGATAATTGAGGCAGCAAGGCTTTATGGAAAGGCAGAAAGGGGTTCAATAATATATTCAATGGGAATAACCCAGCATACAACAGGTGTGGATAATGTCCTCTCTTTGGCAAACCTTGTAATGATGACAGGAAATATTGGAAAAGAAGGATGTGGTTTAAATCCCTTAAGGGGTCAAAACAATGTTCAGGGTGCTTGTGATATGGGTGGTCTGCCAGGCTTTTTTCCTGGATACCAAAAGATAGAAGATGAAAAGGCAAGGGAAAAGTTTGAAAAAGCCTGGAATACAAAGCTTTCAACAGAACAGGGCTTAACCCTGACAGAGATGATTTCATCTATTGATATAAAATGCCTCTATATTATGGGAGAAAACCCACTTTTGTCTGACCCTGATATAAACTATGTAAGGGAGGCATTTTCAAAGAAGGAATTTATTGTTGTGCAGGATATATTCCTTACAGAAACAGCAGAGCTTGCTGATGTTATTTTGCCCTCTTGTTCATTTGCTGAGAAGGATGGAACATTTACAAATACAGAAAGACGCATTCAATTATTAAATAAGGCTATAGAGCCACCAGGTGAGGCAAAGGCTGATTGGGAGATAATCCAAGCCATTTCAAATAAAATGGGATATAAGATGGATTATAAAGATTCAGGGGAGATTATGGATGAAATTGCCTTGCTTACACCAATCTATGGAGGAATATCCCATAAGAGGCTTAAAAATGAAGCCCTACATTGGCCCTGCCCAGATTTTAACCACCCAGGAACACCAATTTTGCATAAAGATAGATTTACAAAGGGCAAAGGAAGCTTTATCCCAAAAGAATTTAAGCCTCCAGCCGAAGAACCTGATGATGAACATCCATTTATCCTTACAACAGGAAGGATAAGGGAGCATTACCATACAGGAACCCTGTCAAGAAGGTGTTTTGGCTTAGATAATTACATAAAAGAGGGATTTGTTGAGATAAATCCAATTGATGCAGAGAATCTTGGAATTTCAGATAAAGATATGGTAAAGGTTTCATCAAGAAGGGGAGAAATAGACATAAATGCAAAGATAACAGATATGGTTCCACCTGGCGTTGTTTTTATCCCATTTCACTTTAAAGAATCTCCAGCAAATATATTGACGGGCAAATTCCTTGACCCAATAGCAAAGATACCAGAATTTAAGGTCTGTGCTGTTAAAATTTATAAGCTTGACAAAATGATAAAATTTATGTAA
- a CDS encoding deoxyribonuclease IV, producing the protein MRLGVHIPHLALKEIVNKAEWLNCETIQIFTRNPKSWAGPNYLDSDISFFKESLKKKDISPVAIHLSYLPNFASNDPLLIEKSVQTLISELKWAERLEAPFVVTHPGSHKGDGVQIGIKRIIDSINVAFSFVKNDILLLLETTAKEGNEIGMADEIKEIIEGCNEKERLGVCLDTCHIFAAGYDIVNDLDGVLSTFDKAFGLSRIKLVHLNDSKGECGSRKDRHLGIGEGLIGISGFKKILSHPFFKDMPLILETPKTDLWDDVRNLGIVRKLCNH; encoded by the coding sequence ATGCGATTAGGGGTTCATATCCCCCATTTAGCCCTTAAAGAAATTGTTAATAAGGCAGAATGGCTTAATTGCGAGACAATCCAAATATTTACAAGAAATCCAAAATCCTGGGCAGGGCCAAATTATTTAGATAGTGATATTTCATTCTTCAAGGAAAGCCTTAAAAAGAAAGATATTTCTCCTGTTGCAATCCATCTTTCCTATCTTCCAAACTTTGCATCAAATGACCCCCTTTTGATTGAAAAAAGTGTCCAAACCCTTATTTCTGAGCTAAAATGGGCAGAAAGACTTGAAGCTCCTTTTGTTGTAACCCATCCAGGAAGCCATAAGGGAGACGGTGTTCAAATTGGAATAAAAAGGATAATAGATTCTATCAATGTGGCATTTTCCTTTGTAAAGAATGACATTTTGCTTCTTCTTGAGACAACAGCAAAGGAGGGAAATGAAATTGGAATGGCAGATGAGATAAAAGAGATTATTGAAGGATGCAATGAGAAGGAGCGTCTTGGTGTCTGCCTTGATACCTGCCATATCTTTGCTGCTGGATATGATATTGTAAATGACCTTGACGGCGTTCTCTCTACATTTGACAAAGCCTTTGGTCTTTCAAGGATAAAGCTTGTTCATCTTAATGATTCAAAGGGAGAATGCGGCTCTCGCAAAGATAGGCATTTAGGAATTGGAGAAGGCTTAATTGGAATAAGTGGATTTAAGAAAATTCTTAGCCATCCATTCTTTAAGGATATGCCCCTTATTTTAGAAACCCCGAAAACAGATTTGTGGGATGATGTAAGGAACCTTGGAATAGTAAGGAAGCTGTGTAATCATTGA
- a CDS encoding sigma-70 family RNA polymerase sigma factor, with product MKKVSKIKTPEEIEELIETVMPWIRKLASKIYYERKVSPVISIDDLKSCGVLGAVKAAKSYQEEKSTKFLNYASKFIEGNMRNFVNKQIPPKINGQYPIIISIDQPDIEGNRLEIEDKRLKPPIDGIIKEEDRKILFEALKELPEKNKQIISLWSEGWKEKEIAKEMKINYNTVRTIIVRTRKRLKSILLRKGYEPKL from the coding sequence ATGAAAAAGGTGTCAAAAATAAAAACTCCAGAAGAAATAGAGGAGCTTATAGAAACAGTGATGCCGTGGATAAGGAAGTTAGCCAGTAAGATATATTATGAAAGGAAAGTATCGCCTGTTATTTCTATAGATGATCTTAAAAGTTGTGGTGTATTAGGTGCAGTAAAAGCAGCAAAGAGTTATCAGGAAGAAAAAAGTACTAAATTTTTAAATTATGCCTCTAAATTTATTGAGGGAAATATGCGTAACTTTGTTAATAAGCAAATACCGCCTAAGATAAATGGCCAGTATCCTATTATAATATCTATTGACCAACCAGATATAGAGGGTAACCGATTGGAAATAGAAGATAAAAGGCTTAAACCACCTATAGATGGGATAATTAAAGAAGAAGATAGAAAGATACTCTTTGAGGCTTTGAAAGAATTGCCTGAGAAGAATAAGCAAATAATATCACTTTGGAGCGAGGGATGGAAAGAAAAGGAAATCGCAAAGGAGATGAAGATAAATTATAATACCGTGCGAACAATAATAGTTAGAACCCGTAAAAGACTAAAAAGCATTCTCTTGAGAAAAGGCTATGAACCTAAACTTTAA
- a CDS encoding transketolase: protein MDEIVSKIADTSRKMRRLIIEMLSLAGSGHPGGSLSSVEIIASLYFHIMRHNPSNLLWEDRDRFILSKGHCCPTLYAALALSGYFPMEELKTLRKLGSILQGHSDRLATPGVEMSTGSLGQGLSCAAGIALGGKLSKKDFFVFCLIGDGENQEGQVWEAAMSASHYKLDNLICFLDYNKLQIDGRVSDIMNIEPVVDKWRAFGWEVMEIDGHNIGEIIEAVDRAKEIKGKPKIIIANTIKGKGVSFIENKVEWHGVAPTKEEAERALKELE, encoded by the coding sequence ATGGATGAAATTGTTTCAAAGATTGCTGATACATCAAGGAAGATGAGGAGGCTCATTATTGAGATGCTTTCTCTGGCAGGCTCAGGCCATCCTGGTGGTTCACTTTCTTCTGTTGAGATAATTGCAAGCCTATATTTTCACATAATGAGGCATAATCCATCCAATCTATTATGGGAAGATAGGGACAGGTTTATTCTTTCTAAAGGTCATTGTTGCCCAACATTATATGCAGCATTAGCCCTCTCTGGATACTTCCCTATGGAAGAATTAAAAACCTTAAGAAAACTTGGGAGCATTCTACAAGGCCATTCTGACAGGCTTGCAACCCCAGGGGTTGAGATGTCAACCGGCTCTTTAGGTCAAGGGCTTTCCTGTGCGGCAGGGATTGCCTTAGGAGGAAAGCTCTCAAAAAAGGATTTCTTTGTCTTCTGTCTTATAGGGGATGGAGAAAACCAGGAGGGTCAGGTTTGGGAAGCGGCTATGTCAGCTAGCCATTATAAGCTTGATAACCTTATATGCTTTCTTGATTATAATAAATTGCAGATAGATGGAAGGGTTTCTGATATTATGAATATTGAGCCTGTTGTTGATAAATGGAGGGCATTCGGATGGGAGGTAATGGAAATAGATGGTCATAATATAGGTGAAATTATTGAGGCTGTTGATAGAGCAAAAGAAATAAAAGGAAAGCCTAAAATTATTATTGCTAATACAATTAAGGGAAAGGGCGTCTCCTTTATAGAAAATAAAGTAGAATGGCATGGCGTCGCTCCCACAAAAGAGGAGGCAGAAAGAGCCCTTAAAGAATTAGAATAA
- a CDS encoding ATP-binding cassette domain-containing protein — MVQFRFVSYVHKRRSILSNINIKFESGEFVYLLGPSSSGKTTFLKLIAGVIKPTGGNLMVMGKNMKSLSSDNLSAIRKKMGLIMDEFGFVKGSVEKNLEISLSNFPKEERRPRIDYALNLVELTRKRKDDISLLSLSEKKQISLVRAIITDPSIILADEPVCCCDKKKEELIIDILKKMQENGTLVILASTRDTSIPGRRLIRLEDGMIS, encoded by the coding sequence ATGGTTCAATTTAGGTTTGTTTCCTATGTCCATAAACGCAGGTCTATTCTTTCAAATATAAATATAAAATTTGAAAGTGGTGAATTTGTTTATCTTTTAGGGCCATCATCCTCTGGAAAAACAACATTTCTTAAGCTAATAGCAGGCGTAATTAAACCAACCGGAGGAAATCTTATGGTTATGGGGAAAAATATGAAAAGCCTATCCTCTGACAATCTTTCTGCAATAAGAAAAAAAATGGGGTTGATTATGGATGAATTTGGATTTGTCAAAGGAAGCGTTGAAAAAAATCTTGAAATTAGCCTTTCTAATTTCCCAAAGGAAGAAAGAAGGCCAAGGATAGATTATGCATTAAACCTTGTTGAGCTTACAAGAAAAAGAAAGGATGATATATCCTTGCTTTCCCTCTCTGAAAAAAAGCAAATTTCTTTAGTAAGGGCAATAATCACAGACCCCTCTATTATCCTTGCAGACGAACCTGTGTGTTGCTGCGATAAAAAAAAGGAAGAGCTCATTATTGACATCTTAAAAAAGATGCAGGAGAATGGAACATTGGTAATTTTAGCATCCACAAGGGATACTTCAATTCCAGGAAGAAGGTTAATTAGGCTTGAAGATGGAATGATTTCTTAA